The genomic stretch AGGAAGCCTATGAATACGAGATGTATTTAAAGGCTAAGGCAGAAATGACCAACGATGACGGCAAGGAAAATGACTTTAAGGATGTGGACATTGAAAGTCTGAAAGACCTTCAGAACACGTTGATAAAAAGCGACAGTGTTTTACGGATCGCTTTGGCCCGGGATACCTTTACGGGGAACGACCTGGATCAATACACCACCAAATCATTTGCAGAAAGAAAGGCAAAGAATGATTTCCTGGGTATCATGAAGGCCAATAACCTGATGGACCAGACCAGTAAGGAACTGATCGGCGGCCTCAAAGAATACATTGAGTATATAGAAGGGGAACAGCGAAAAGCGGAGGCCAAAGTAAAACCGCCGGTTGAATACCGCAGGAATATTGTGGGCGATGATGAAACCAATTTCAACGACCGGGGTTATGGCAACAACGATATCATGGCATCCACTCCCCTGCACGGCACACACTGTTCGGGCATCATTGCAGCCGCCCGGAATAATGGCAAAGGAACGGATGGCATTGCAGATAATGTACGCATCATGATGCTGCGGGCAGTACCCGACGGCGATGAACACGACAAGGATATTGCGTTGGCCATCCGGTATGCAGTTGACAACGGCGCAAAGATCATCAGCATGAGTTTTGGAAAGAGTTTTTCACCCCAGAAGCATTGGGTGGATGAGGCCTTTGCCTATGCCGAAAGTAAAAATGTATTGCTGGTTCATGCGGCCGGCAATGATGCAAAGAATGTGGATACTGCCGATAATTTCCCGAACCCGGTATACCTGAACGGAACCGGAAGGGCCGGCAATGTGATCACCGTTGGTGCCAGCGGGGATCCAAAATCGGGAGGCCTGTCTGCTTCTTTCAGCAATTATGGAAAAAAAGAAGTAGATGTTTTTTCTCCGGGCGTGAAGATCTATTCCACCATCCCCGGGGGGAATAATTATGGTAATTTACAGGGTACCAGTATGGCCTGCCCCCTGGTGGCAGGCATAGCGGCATTAACATTGGAGTACTTCCCCACGCTTTCTGCAAAGCAGTTGAAATACGTAATTGAAAAATCGGCCCAAAAGCCCGATTACAAGGTAAACAAGCCCGGTTCGGATGAAACCGTTGATCTCAGTGATCTTTGCCGTACCGGCGGTATTGTAAATGCCTATGAAGCGGTGAAACTGGCATCTACATTAAAAGGTGAGACAAAGGAAGAAAAAGAAGTGCTGCCGAAGCCTAAGATGAAGAAGAACAAGAAGGGATAATATCCTTCCGCTGAATTATTATAAGATCCTTTCCCTGGTGAAAGGATCTTTTTTTTGCACAAAGGAAATGAACTGTTCATCTTAATTTTATTTTAATTTTATCTTTCATAAATAAAAAACCATTCGCCATGGCAAAACCTGCTCCCTCCTCCTATTCCAGTTATTTCAAACGGTATATTGACCAGGTACCGGATGATGACCTGCTTACCGCATTTGAAAACCAGTTGCCGGTGATAAAGCAATTCTTATCCTCCATAACGGAAGAAAAATCCATGTATGCGTATGATACGGGGAAATGGACGCTGAAGGAACTGCTGCAGCACATCATTGATGCCGAGCGGATATTCAATTACCGGGCGCTGTGCTTTGCCAGGAAAGAAACCGCTTCGCTGCCGGGATTTGATGAGAACGGGTATGCGGCGAATTCAAACGCCAACAGCCGGAAATGGCAGGACCTGGTTGATGAATTCCTGGCCGTTCGAAAAGGTACCGGATGGATGTATAAAAGCTTCACGGATGAAATGCTGGATTTTCCCGGTGTATCCAATAACAACCCGGCCACTGCAAGAAGTTTTGGCTTTGTGACCATCGGGCATTTCAATCACCACAAAAAAGTAATGGAAGAAAGATACCTTCCCTAAAACCCGTGATGAATAACTACACAATAAAATGATCGCCGGGCCATGGCCCGGGGATCATTTTATTTATTACCCCTGAACTTATTGTTTTATGATCCGTTGTGTTATTACATCATTCCCGGTCCTTAATTCCATGATGTATAAACCCGGTGCAACGGTCTGCAGGTCGCCCACCACCACGATATTATCGCCCGGCATCAGCGTTACATTCCGTTTTAAGACCTCCTGGCCCCTTGCATTAATGAACCGTATGGTACTGTTCTCTTCTTTTGCACTGCGAAGCTGTAATTTAATATTGCTTGTGAAAGGGTTGGGATAGACCGTTAAACTGCTCACCGCAATTGAACCATCCAGCCTCAACGCAACTACAGTACTGAATGTGCTTTTGCCATCCATATCAACGATCCGCAACCGGTAATATAAGATCTTAGAAGCCACGTTGGCCAGTGCATCCGGGTATATGTAATTTTTTGTAAGTACCGTTGTCCCGTTACCGGCAACCGTACCCATTTTTGTGAAATTAATTCCGTCAACACTGCGTTCGATATCAAAATGATCGTTCTTGGTCTCGCTTACTGTTGTCCACCGTAAAACCGCATCATTACTTTCTTTTTTAACGGTGAAAGAACTCATCTTAACCGGCGTGGGCGATCCCAGGGCAATGGATGCTGTTCCGTCATCCACGAACTGGTCGCCAAAGGCATTCTCCCCGGTAATACGGGCAGTATTAATAACAGTCGATAACAGATCGGTAGTGGATGGCGTAGATACCTGGAACCTCAATGTATACGTTTCTCCCGGTTTCAGCACGCCTCCGGAAGAATTGGTGGCGCCTGTTCCTATATAAAACTTTACAAAGTCTTTCCCGCCGTTTGTCCCTTTATAGGCAAAGTCAGTATCATTGGCATCTGTCTGAATACTGTTGCCGGGAAAACCAGGTGCGTTCACAACGATCAGCGATCCCGGTACATAACTCACATTATAAGGAATGGTATCCACCACCGTACAGCTCAAAGCATCAGCCTGGCCCACATTTGAGCCGGACAGGGTATAGGTCAGTATCTCATTTGTCTGCAATGTTCCAAATGGCGCTGTTCCGTCACTAACCGATTTATTCAAAATAATTTCCGGGTCTTTTGCTTTAATGGTAAAAGCAAAAACACTGGGGAAATACTGGTCTGCTTCTGTACCGAACTCAATAGCAACCTCGGTAGCATTCAGTGGGATACCGTAACCGGTACCTACTTCCTGCTCATCAATATCAATACCCATCTGGTTGAGGAAATTTGGATTTTTAGTACTTACATGAGATCCATTTTTTGAAATGGTTCCGTTCCAGAAATTGGTACCCGGGTTTACCGTATTGGAAACAACATTTCCATTAACCTTTATATAATCTCCGTTGGGGTTAGAACCGGCCGCAGCAAGATTTGCATCTCCTTCCCAGGATACCGTTGACATATAAGCATCGGAAGGTAATACCGGAGAACCCGGTGCGTTTAATCCTGTCAACAAAATGGATTGGGACGTTGGTGAGCCGCCGCTGAATACCTGTATAAATCCATCATAAACCCTTACGCTGGAATAAGAAACTGTTTGATTTTCGTACACTACTACCATGGCCCATCCTCCATAATTACCGCCACCGCTTGCTGAACCAACAGCAACGGTTATGTCGGCTACGGTATAAGTGCCTGCGCCATTACTATTAACAAAAGCTGTTAAATCAATGTATGATTGGTAAGCAGAATCGGAACCGGTGATCAGGCTTTTATCCACTTGTGATACAGGAGCCGTGATATTTGTATAAGCGCCCGAAATACCCTTGCGTATTTTAACTGTTCGTAAATTGATATTTCCACTGCCACCGGTTCCACCGTCTATTCTTCCTCCCCAGTAGAGACGTGCGAATCTTACGGTATTTGTTCCGGATGGCATGACCAGGTCGGCTGAGGAAGAATTAAAAGTTGCATTAACGGTATTGCCATCAAGTTTCATATCAAAATAAAGATCTACCGTGTTACTGGTACCCTGGTACAAAGCCACGGCTACCTGGTTATTGCCATTTGTAAAACTCGAAGATGGGATATTAATTACAAAATCACCATCCGTATAATTCCTGTTGCCGCCTGGATTTGTTCCATAAACCAGGGTTCCGGTTGGCATATTCATTCTTGCCACTTCCACCCCATTCACATATACCACGGCTCCATCATCGTACTTTGCTGTTAAGGTGATCGTTGAATATTGTGCCGGGTTGGTAATGTTGATATCCCTTCTGAGATAATAGGTTTCCCGGTTCGTCTGTGAAGGAGCATTTACGTTGGGTTCATTGTATCCAAAAGCATTGCTGTTATTGGCAGTATTGGTCCAGTTGGAAGCATCATTATAAGCGTCTTCTGTCCAGTTCAGGCCCGAAATATTTGCCGGGGCAGATGAATAATTGTTCAGTGAGTAGTACCTCCACATACCACCATATGCTAAAAGGGAAGCAGTACTTCCTCCTCCATCTACATCCGTAAACTGGATATTTGCATTATCATTACCATAGGCGCTGGTTCGGCCATTGGAATAATTGCCTGTGCCACTGGTGCTGAAGTCGTTCATAGCGGTACTGTTCACTACCCCGGTACTCCCGCTTCCGCTTGTATAAACAGCAGTAATGGTATTCCCAAAAATGGTGTGCCCGCCACGTATGTTATCAGAAAAAACAGGATTTCCATAAGCCCGTATAACCTGGGCCTTTGCTGATTGCTGTGTTGCTGCTACGGTTAAGCATACCATAATGCATGCAACTACGATTCCTCGTGAGGTAAAATTTTTCATTGTCTTGTGGTTTAGTGTTAAACTATGCGGTAAGCATATAGTTTTTACAGGACTGGCTGTGATGCATTACGATCACAAAGACAACTTTTCAGCAGATATTAAATTGGAGGGATTTGGAAATTGGGTATTTCGTGAGATACGTGGACTTCAGGTAAGCAATTTTTAAATAGAGGTATCACAAAGGTATAAGAACTATCTTAAATTCAAAATTTTTATATGACTTTTTTTTGAAAGCCCTCATTTCTACAAGGCTGATATGATTTTAACCAACAAATTACCAATGTGTTATATCCTTTAACTAAAAAAGTGCAATAGGAAAAATCCTATTGCACTTCTGAATATGACTGGGTTTACCTTAACGTAAACAGATCAATTGGTTTTTGCGGTAGTGCTCTGGTTGATCATGTTATTCATCACTTTCACGGTCTCATCAATATAAATATCATTACTTACCCGCTTCAACCACTGGTTATTTTTCTCCAGTTTATCCTTTGCGGCACTCAATAGTTCCGCATCGGCAGTAGTATTCTTCACATTCATTTCCTTGCTTAGCTTATACAGGTCATCCAGTTCTTTGACCTTTGCCTTTAATTGCTTCTGCTCTTCTTTATATTTAGCCAGGTTCAGCGAGTACTCCTTGTCATTGTATTTATCCAGCCAATTAACGCTTTCCCTTATTTTCTTGAATACCGGGTTTGCTGAGATCTGTGCATCACCATGTTTAACTACTGCATCGCTGCTGATGGTACTGGTCCAGGGTTTAAAGTCGGCTTTACCGATTTCATCCCAGGGCAAAGAATAAGAATCATCCCGCTCCCGGAATTTCAGGTATTCCAGCCTGTCGGGAATAACAATGTCTGGGGTAACGCCCTTTATCTGCGTAGAGCCGCCGTTTATACGGTAAAACTTCTGCAGGGTCAGTTTCACGGATCCCAGGTCTTCTGTATTCCTGTTGGCAAATGCCGGGTTCTCACTTTCGGGATTTAATGGAATGGTACGCTGAACGGTACCCTTGCCAAATGTAGAACTGCTGCCTATCACGATCCCTCTTTTATAATCCTGTATGGCTGCCGCAAAGATCTCGGAAGCGCTGGCGCTGAACTCATCCACCATAACCGTCAAAGGGCCGGTGTACAAAACACTTTTATCCTTGTCCTTCCATTGGTACGGCCTGTCTTCCCCACGTCCTTTAACCACACACACTGGACCATCTTCAATAAACAAACCAGCCATTTTTACCACTTCCGGCAGGGAGCCACCCCCGTTGCTGCGCAGGTCGATTATAATGCCTTCCACGTTCTCCGCCTTGAGTTTCTGAACTTCCCTGGCCACATCCTCCGAGCATTTGGCGCCGTTTGGATTGGCAAAGTCAATATAAAACTCCGGCAGGTAGATATAACCCACTTTATGGTCACCATTGATGATGGCGCTTTTGGCAAATGTGTCGTCTAATTTTATCTCATCTCTTAAGATGGTGATCACTTTTACGGAACCATCCATCTTACGAACGGTCAATTTCACTTCGGATCCTTTTTCAGAACCCCGGATCAGTTTCACCGCATCGGTCACCGAATACCCGGTAACATCCACCGGCTCTCCGTTGGCCTGTGCGATCTTAATGATCTCATCATCCACTTTCAGCTCACCCCCCTTCCAGGCGGGTCCCCCGGAAATAAGCGTGCCTATTTTTATCTTACCGTCATCTTCCTTGAGTACCGCACCTATCCCAAAGAAACTACCCTTCATCCCCTCGTCAAACGAGCGCTTGTCGATGGGTGCAAAATAATTGCTATGCGGATCCATGACTCCGGTGATGGAATTTACAAATGTGCTGAAGTTCTCGTCACTGGTCTCCCTTGTCTTCTTGGTGGTAAAATACCGCTCGATCTGTTTTCTCACCGCATCCCTTGCTTCTCGCTCCAGGGTGGAGTCTGCCTTATACTTGAAATCTTCCTTGCCCTTGTTCTTCTCCCGGTCATCCAGCA from Chitinophagaceae bacterium encodes the following:
- a CDS encoding carboxy terminal-processing peptidase, whose translation is MMSKKFLPVILVLTAASMFVAFQTQGKNDHDNPKSKYTRILRNVGVLLEQGHYSPKKIDDNFSREVLKKFVQDLDNDRNIFLQGDIEEFRKFDSKIDDEIHGSDLLSFYAINDVYLKRLNETAVLYKDILAKPFDFSKEENVILDREKLNNPKTEAERKEIWRKRLKYMTLGRYSDMLDDREKNKGKEDFKYKADSTLEREARDAVRKQIERYFTTKKTRETSDENFSTFVNSITGVMDPHSNYFAPIDKRSFDEGMKGSFFGIGAVLKEDDGKIKIGTLISGGPAWKGGELKVDDEIIKIAQANGEPVDVTGYSVTDAVKLIRGSEKGSEVKLTVRKMDGSVKVITILRDEIKLDDTFAKSAIINGDHKVGYIYLPEFYIDFANPNGAKCSEDVAREVQKLKAENVEGIIIDLRSNGGGSLPEVVKMAGLFIEDGPVCVVKGRGEDRPYQWKDKDKSVLYTGPLTVMVDEFSASASEIFAAAIQDYKRGIVIGSSSTFGKGTVQRTIPLNPESENPAFANRNTEDLGSVKLTLQKFYRINGGSTQIKGVTPDIVIPDRLEYLKFRERDDSYSLPWDEIGKADFKPWTSTISSDAVVKHGDAQISANPVFKKIRESVNWLDKYNDKEYSLNLAKYKEEQKQLKAKVKELDDLYKLSKEMNVKNTTADAELLSAAKDKLEKNNQWLKRVSNDIYIDETVKVMNNMINQSTTAKTN
- a CDS encoding S8 family peptidase, whose protein sequence is MNKFLKTAVILLFLSAVSYAQTAKEEVPKGWHMMDKTATGYYGVSADKAYEFLKSKNLKSKTVVVAVIDSGIDTLHEDLKPVLWTNPKEIPGNGIDDDGNGYIDDIHGWNFLGGKDGRSVKEDSYEGARVYYSLKSKWDNRQVNKESLNKKEAYEYEMYLKAKAEMTNDDGKENDFKDVDIESLKDLQNTLIKSDSVLRIALARDTFTGNDLDQYTTKSFAERKAKNDFLGIMKANNLMDQTSKELIGGLKEYIEYIEGEQRKAEAKVKPPVEYRRNIVGDDETNFNDRGYGNNDIMASTPLHGTHCSGIIAAARNNGKGTDGIADNVRIMMLRAVPDGDEHDKDIALAIRYAVDNGAKIISMSFGKSFSPQKHWVDEAFAYAESKNVLLVHAAGNDAKNVDTADNFPNPVYLNGTGRAGNVITVGASGDPKSGGLSASFSNYGKKEVDVFSPGVKIYSTIPGGNNYGNLQGTSMACPLVAGIAALTLEYFPTLSAKQLKYVIEKSAQKPDYKVNKPGSDETVDLSDLCRTGGIVNAYEAVKLASTLKGETKEEKEVLPKPKMKKNKKG
- a CDS encoding DinB family protein, giving the protein MAKPAPSSYSSYFKRYIDQVPDDDLLTAFENQLPVIKQFLSSITEEKSMYAYDTGKWTLKELLQHIIDAERIFNYRALCFARKETASLPGFDENGYAANSNANSRKWQDLVDEFLAVRKGTGWMYKSFTDEMLDFPGVSNNNPATARSFGFVTIGHFNHHKKVMEERYLP
- a CDS encoding T9SS type A sorting domain-containing protein, with the protein product MKNFTSRGIVVACIMVCLTVAATQQSAKAQVIRAYGNPVFSDNIRGGHTIFGNTITAVYTSGSGSTGVVNSTAMNDFSTSGTGNYSNGRTSAYGNDNANIQFTDVDGGGSTASLLAYGGMWRYYSLNNYSSAPANISGLNWTEDAYNDASNWTNTANNSNAFGYNEPNVNAPSQTNRETYYLRRDINITNPAQYSTITLTAKYDDGAVVYVNGVEVARMNMPTGTLVYGTNPGGNRNYTDGDFVINIPSSSFTNGNNQVAVALYQGTSNTVDLYFDMKLDGNTVNATFNSSSADLVMPSGTNTVRFARLYWGGRIDGGTGGSGNINLRTVKIRKGISGAYTNITAPVSQVDKSLITGSDSAYQSYIDLTAFVNSNGAGTYTVADITVAVGSASGGGNYGGWAMVVVYENQTVSYSSVRVYDGFIQVFSGGSPTSQSILLTGLNAPGSPVLPSDAYMSTVSWEGDANLAAAGSNPNGDYIKVNGNVVSNTVNPGTNFWNGTISKNGSHVSTKNPNFLNQMGIDIDEQEVGTGYGIPLNATEVAIEFGTEADQYFPSVFAFTIKAKDPEIILNKSVSDGTAPFGTLQTNEILTYTLSGSNVGQADALSCTVVDTIPYNVSYVPGSLIVVNAPGFPGNSIQTDANDTDFAYKGTNGGKDFVKFYIGTGATNSSGGVLKPGETYTLRFQVSTPSTTDLLSTVINTARITGENAFGDQFVDDGTASIALGSPTPVKMSSFTVKKESNDAVLRWTTVSETKNDHFDIERSVDGINFTKMGTVAGNGTTVLTKNYIYPDALANVASKILYYRLRIVDMDGKSTFSTVVALRLDGSIAVSSLTVYPNPFTSNIKLQLRSAKEENSTIRFINARGQEVLKRNVTLMPGDNIVVVGDLQTVAPGLYIMELRTGNDVITQRIIKQ